Proteins encoded in a region of the Candidatus Neptunochlamydia vexilliferae genome:
- the recR gene encoding recombination mediator RecR codes for MKYPKDLLTLIAHLKKLPGVGKKTAERFAFSLLEWDNKELFEFSEGIATLKERVQACAECGCLMDGVQCSFCDTSRRDKALLCIIGSSRDAYAIEETGNFRGLYHVLGTLLSPLEGKTPDSLNLPHLEDRIKQLGVEEVILALDSTLEGDATSLYLKEELQKNGIEVSRLALGLPLGSSLDFVDEGTLSQAFSGRQKF; via the coding sequence CTGAAATATCCTAAAGATTTATTAACACTCATCGCCCACCTCAAAAAGCTTCCCGGGGTGGGAAAAAAGACTGCTGAGCGGTTTGCCTTCTCCCTTTTGGAGTGGGATAACAAGGAACTTTTTGAATTTTCAGAAGGGATTGCTACCTTAAAAGAGCGGGTCCAGGCCTGTGCCGAATGTGGCTGCTTGATGGATGGGGTGCAGTGCTCCTTCTGCGATACCTCGCGGCGGGACAAAGCGCTCCTTTGTATTATAGGGAGTTCTCGCGATGCTTATGCGATTGAAGAGACGGGCAACTTCCGTGGTCTTTACCACGTCCTTGGGACCCTTCTTTCCCCTCTTGAAGGGAAGACTCCTGACAGTTTAAACCTTCCCCACTTAGAAGATCGGATTAAGCAATTAGGTGTGGAAGAGGTGATTCTTGCCCTTGACTCGACGCTAGAAGGGGATGCGACCTCTTTATATCTTAAAGAGGAGCTTCAGAAAAATGGGATTGAGGTTTCCCGCCTTGCTTTAGGACTTCCCCTCGGCAGTTCGCTAGACTTTGTCGACGAGGGAACATTATCGCAAGCTTTCTCTGGAAGGCAGAAATTCTAA